The DNA region CGAAGGTCTCCAAGACCGCTGCGACGGCCTACTGCGTCCTGGACAACGACTACGCCACCGCTGAGTACGGCACGGCCAACACGCCCACCGAGAACCTCCGGGTCACCGCCGCCCACGAGTACTTCCACGCCGTCCAGTTCGCCTACGACGCCGGCGAGGACCGCTGGATGATGGAGTCCACGGCGACCTGGGTCGAGGACGAGGTCTACGACAGCATCAACGACAACCGGCAGTACCTGGCCTACGGTCAGCTCGAGGACCAGCGCAAGCCGCTGGACAACTCCAACGTCTCCAACCTCGGCATCTACGGCAACTGGATCTTCTTCCGCTACCTCTCCGAGCGCTTCGCCAAGGAGCGGGGCTCCCTGCCGGAGGTGGTCCTCGGCGTCTGGAACCGGGCCCCGTCGACCTACTCCACCGCTGCCATCCGACAGGCGCTCGCCGCGCGCGGCACCACGCTGAAGCTGCAGTACGCCCGCTTCGCCGCCGCCAACCTGGCCCCCTCGAAGAGCTACAGCGAGGGCGGGGCCTACTACCCGCCGGTCTACGACGGCCGCACCGCGCTGCCCGCCAAGCGACAGACCGTCGACGGCCAGTTCACCCTCAAGCACCTCACCTACGCCTCCCAGCGTCTGGTGCCGAAGAACGTCGGCAAGGGCTGGAAGCTGCGCATCAAGGTCGACGTCGCCCGACCCAACGCCAACGCCGCCGTCGTCAGCATCTTCCGCACCGACGGCACCCGCGGCGTCTACTACCTCAAGCCCAACAGCAAGGGCATCGCCACGAAGACGATCGAGGGCTTCTCGTCCAAGCGGATCCGCAAGGTCGAGGTCACCTTCGCCAACGCGAGCAGCAACTTCACGTGCGGCCAGGGCACCGCGTACTCGTGCCACGGCATCGCCACGCCCGACAAGGCCACCCACCGCTGGTGGGCCAAGACCTACCGCTGACCCGTTGAAGCACGCCGAGTCGGCTCGTCACAACGAGCCGACTCGGCGTGCTTCTCGGTCAGGCAGAGGCTGATTCGGAGAGCCGCTTCAGGGCCTGCCGCACGATGGCGGGGTCGGTGGTGGCCCACATCGGCGGCAGGCTCGCCTTGAGGAAGCCGCCGTAGCGGGCGGTCGCCAGGCGGGGGTCCAGCACCGCCACGACCCCGCGGTCGGTGGTGGTGCGGATCAGCCGGCCGGCACCCTGCGCCATGAGCAGCGCTGCATGGGTGGCGGCGACCTGCATGAAGCCGTTGCCACCGGCCTTGTCGGCGGCCTGCTGCCGGGCCGACATCAGCGGGTCGTCGGGCCGCGGGAACGGGATCCGGTCGATGATCACCAGCTGGCAGGTGTCGCCGGGGACGTCGATCCCCTGCCACAGCGACAGCGTGCCGAAGAGCACCGTGTGGGGGTCGGCGACGAACTGCGCGGCGAGCTCGGGCAGCTGCGCGTCGCCCTGGGCCAGCGTGGTCAGGTGAGGCAGCTTCTGGCGCACGACCTCGGCCGCCGCCTCGGCCGCGCGGCGGGAGGAGAAGAGCCCGAGCGTACGCCCGTCGGCGGCGTCGACCAGGTCGACGATCTCGTCGAGGGTCTTGGCGCCCATACCGTCGCGGCCGGGAGGCGGCAGGTGGCGGGCGACGTAGAGGATCCCCTGCCGGCCGTAGTCGAACGGGCTGCCGACGTCGAGCCCGACCCACGGCAGCACGTCGTCGGTACGCTGCGCCCCGGCGCCCAGCTCGGTGCGCTCCTCCGCCTTGAGCCCGAGGGATCCGGCCACGGGGCCGAAGTCGCCGCCGAGCTTGAGGGTCGCGGAGGCGAAGACGACGGTCTTCTCCCGCAGCAGCTTCTCGCGCATCTGCGCCCAGACCTGGAGCGGCGCGACGCAGAGTCGCGGCGGGATCCGGTCGCTGCCCTCGTTGAGCCAGATCACGTCGGACCCTGCCGAAGCGGAGCCCGAGGCATCAGGCGGAGCGGCCGCGGCCATCCGCTCGGCGGTCGTGAAGACCTCCTGGAGCCCGCCCTTGGCCTGCTGGAACCCGGGGTCGGCGCTGTCGGAGTCCTTCGGCTTCGGCAGCGCGGAGAGCGCGGACCGGGCGGCGTCGCGCACCAGCACGAGCGCGTCGGAGATCATCTCGGGGAGGGTCACGAACCGCCCCGGTGAGGACTCGTTGATCGCCGCCCGCAGCGCGTCGGAGGCGTCGGCCAGGTCGTCGGCCTCGGAGCCCTCGACGTGCTTCTGCGCCCGGCGGGCGGCGCGCTCCACCTCGGCGGCGGTCAGCTCGTCGGTCGCAGCCTGGGTCACCCGGGCGACCAGCTCGTGGGCCTCGTCGATCACCACCGCGTCGTACTCCGGGATCATCGGGACGCCCTCGATCGCGTCGATCGCGAGCAGGGAGTGGTTGGTGACGATCAGGTGGCTCTTCTGGGCCTTGTCGCGGGCGACCTCGACGAAGCACTCCTCGCCGAAGGGGCACTTGGCGGCGCCGAGGCAGTCACGGTGGTTGACCGAGACCTGCCGCCACTCGCGGTCGGTGTGGCGGGGCGCGGAGTCACGCTCGCCGCTGCCGCCCTTCTCCGCCTCCTTCTCCGCCCAGCTGCGCAGCTCGAGGACCTTCTCGGCCATCGGGCCCAGCGGAACGTCGACCAGGGTGCCCTGGTCGTCGGGCGCACCCTCGCGGACGCGGTGGAGGCAGGCGTAGTTGGAGCGGCCCTTGAGGACGGCGTAGGAGGCGTCCACGCCGGGGCGCGAGCCGATCGCTTTGACCAGGCGCGGCAGGTCGCGCTCGACGAGCTGGTGCTGCAGCGCCAGGGTGGCGGTGGCGACCACGACCCGGCTGTCGTGGAGCAGCGACGGGACCAGGTAGGCCAGCGACTTCCCGGTGCCGGTGCCGGCCTCGACGAGGAGGTGCTCCTCGTCGGCCAGGGCCTGCGCGACCGCATCGGCCATCTTCACCTGGCCCTCGCGGGTGGCCCCGCCGAGGGTCGCGACCGCATCCGCCAGGGCTTCACGTACGGGCGTCTGGGAGGCGATCTCGGTTGCGGTCACTCGGGCAACCTTAGCCGTGGGCGGGGACAGTCTCCGATCGGCTCTCCGCGATCCGGCGGGCGACGATCTCCCCGAACTGCATGTGGCCCGCGACCGTCAGATGGGTGTTGTCCTCGAGCATCGGCAGCTCGAGGTCGAAGACGTTGATGTACGTCACCCCGTACTCGGCAGAGACCCGCCGCATCATCTTGTTGACGACCTTGATCGCCTTGGCCCGGGAGTTCACCCTGGGCGCACTGAGCACGATGACCTCGTAGCCCTTGAGCTCGTCCAGCGTGGCCCGGAAGCCCTTCTCGACGTCGTCGATGTCGCTCTTGGAGTCGTTGATGCCGCCCTCGAGCACGACCAGGTCGGCGCCTTGCGCGATCACGTCCGGAACCCGCTCGGGGAAGGAGATCGGACCGCACGTCTCCATCGAGCCGGGCGCGTAGCCGGTGCCGCCGAAGCCGGAGACCCGCACCTCACCGTCGAGATAGCGAGGCCACGACAGACCGGGGTCGTCCAGACCGAAACCGGAGGCCCAGGAGTCGCCGATCACGACGACCCGCTCGCCGGCCCCGGTCACCACCGAGGCGCGGGTCACGGACTCGGCGGCCAGCCGGGTGCACAGGTCCTGGGTCACCTCGGTCCCGTGGCTCCCCTCCTGCCCCGGAAGCACACCGTCGCCCTCGCTGGCACAGCCCGCCAGCGTCGCCACGAGGACAGCACCGGCCAGCGCGCTCACGACCGTGGCGCGCGCCGCGTGGTGTACCTCTGTGCGCATCCGTGACCTCTCCCTCGACCGACCGTCCCCAAGTGTGAGGGACGAGCGTGGCATCGCCTGTGTCGAAACGCCGAAGCCGACCCCGGATCAGGCAGGGTGCGCGCTCCGCGCGCTTACTCCCTCGCTCGGCGCGAACGGACGAGCAAGCTCGCCGCTCGGCCTCGCTCAGTTCGTGTACGCCGCCAGCTCCCCCGCCAGGTCCGCGTTGGCGCGGCCCTTGACGACGGTGCCCTCGGCCGTGTGCTCGAGGTGGTCGATCTCACCGTGCTGGTGGATCCGGTTGACCAGGTCACCGCGCTCGTAGGGAACCAGCGCGGAGAACTCGACGCCCGGTCGCGGCAGGTCGTTCTCGACGGCCTTGATCGCCGCGTCGATGCCCTCACCGGTCTTGGCCGACACCGCGACCGAGTGCGGCTCGGCACGGAGCAGCCGGCTGATCACCAGCGGGTCGGCGATATCGGCCTTGTTGATCACGACCAGCTCCGGCACGTCGCCGGCACCGATCTCGGCGAACACCTCGCGCACCGCGGCCAGCTGGCCCTCGGGGTCGGGGTGGGAGCCGTCGACCACGTGCACGACCAGGTCGGCGTCGGCGACCTCCTCCAGGGTCGAGCGAAAGGCCTCGACGAGCTGGTGGGGCAGGTGGCGGACGAAGCCGACGGTGTCGGACATCGTGTAGACCCGCCCGTCCTCGGTGGTCGTACGCCGCGTGGTCGGGTCCAGGGTCGCGAAGAGGGCGTCCTCGACGAGCACCCCGGCACCGGTCAGCCGGTTGAGCAGGGACGACTTGCCGGCGTTGGTGTAGCCGGCGATCGCCACCGCGGGGATCTGGTGGCGCTTGCGGTCGGCGCGCTTGGTGTCGCGCGTGCCCTTCATCGCCTTCAGCTCACGGTTGAGCTTGGCGATCTTGGTGTTGATCCGGCGACGGTCGGTCTCGATCTTGGTCTCACCGGGACCACGGCCACCGATACCGGCACCACCGGCGACCCGGCCACCGGCCTGGCGGGACAGGTTGCCACCCCAACCACGAAGCCGCTGCTTCATGTAGTTGAGCTGGGCGAGCTCCACCTGCGCCTGGCCCTCACGCGACTTCGCGTGCTGGGCGAAGATGTCGAGGATCAGCGCGGTCCGGTCGACGACCTTGACCCCGGTGCGGTCCTCCAGGTTTCGCAGCTGCGAAGGGGCCAGCTCGCCGTCGGCGATCACGGTGTCGGCGCCGGTCGCGGCGACGATCTCCTTGAGGGCCTCGACCTTGCCGCGTCCGATGTAGGTCGCGGGGTCCGGAGCCTGGCGGCGCTGGTAGATCGCCTCGAGCACCTCGGAACCGGCCGTCTCGGCCAGCAGCGCGAGCTCGGCGAGGGAGTTCTCGGCGTCGGTCTGGGTGCCGCCGGCCCACACGCCGACGAGCACCACGCGCTCCAGGCGCAGCTGCCGATACTCGACCTCGGTGATGTCCTCGAGCTCGGTGCGCAGGCTGGCGACGCGCTTGAGCGCGTGCCGCTCGGCGAGCTCCATCGCACCGACGGTCGGATCCGTGTCCTCGGGATCCTCGTCGGCGTAACCACTCTCGAAGCTGTCGTCGAGCGCGTCCCAGTCCTCGGTGGCCTCGAGCTCGTCAGCGAGTGAAAAATCGTGTGCGTTGTTCGTCATATACCAACAAGGGTACGGCGCCACACCACCCGGGGGACAATGCTTATCCAGAAGCGGGCCTCAGCGCTGCGCGAGCGCCTCCCGCAGCACGGTTCCGACGTCCTCCGGACGCTCCGCGACGTACGCAGCTCCACCCGTCGCATCGGCGATCGCCTGCAGCGCGCCCAGATCGGCGTCGGCGGTGATCCCGATGCCCAGGACGCGGACCGGCCGGCGCGGGTCGGAGGCAGCCTCCAGCTGGCGTACGAGCTCGTCCAGGTCCATCGAGTCGGGGTCGTCGTTGGTGCCGTCGGTGAAGAGCAGGACGGTGTTGGAGGCGAGCGGGTCGTAGGCGGCGACGGCAGCCTGGTAGGCCGCGAGCGCGGTGTCGTGCAGGGCGGTGCCACCACCGGTGCGCGCGGTGAGACCGGCGATCGCCTCGGTCAGCTGGGCGCGCTGATCCTTCGTGGCCAGCTGACGGGTCGGGACGAGCACGGTGTGGTCCTCATCGAGCATGCCCGCGCTCTTCTCCGAGAAGGCCCACAGCCCGACCGCGGCGCCTCCCGGAAGGAGGTCGACGGCCTCCGAGGCCGCCGCCTGGGTGAGCTGCAGCCGCGTCGTCGCGCCGGAACCGGCCGGCCAGGCCATCGACCCGGAGACGTCGACGACCGCGATCGTCCGCGTCGGCCGCAGCTTGGCGTTCCACGCGGCGGCGGCGCTGGTCACGCTGGCCGCGTCGACCCGGGTGTAGGCACCGACGTTGGGCGACGGCTTGCCGGCGCCCGCGGTGCGGAACCCGGCCTGGGTCAGCGCGGTGTCGGCGGCGCCGCTGTCGAGCACGCGGGCGAGGCTGGTGATCGACTCGGCGATCGTGTTGCGCCGCGACGAGTCGGCCGTGATCAGGACCGGGTAGTCGAGGACGACCGTGCCCTCCTTGGGCGCGGCGGCCTTCAGCATCGGCGCGTACGTCGACCACTGCTGCTCACTGGTCGCCGTCACCCCGCTCATGACGGTCTGCAGCTCGGCCAGGCGCCCCGAGTCAGTCGGGGCGGCAGCCTCGTCGCCGGAGGCGATCCGCTCGCCGTACGCCTCCAGCCTGGCCTCTCTCGCCGGCTTCGCCTGGCTGGCGACCACCGTGCCGAGCGCGCTCATCATCCGCTGGGGATCGCCCATCAGCAGGTCGTCCTCGGCGAACGCCTCGGCGTAGGAGGTGCGGGTGAGCCCGTCGCCGGAGACGAGCACGACCGGCGAGGAGGCCATCGAGGCCCGCAGCGTCACCGGCTCGGTCGCAGGCGTGATCCGGTCGAGCCAGAGCGAGGAGTCGGGGATCCACACGTCGGGCAGCTCGCCGCCGAGCGCCATCGGCTGGAGGACCTGGTCGGCCTTGGCCGACTCGACCTCGATCTGGCCGCAGCCGGCGTCCTCGAGGATGTTGCCGACCACGGTCGCCGCCTCGGGAGCCACCGCGACCGTCATCTGCGGTCCCAGGCAGGTCCGGTCGCTGCTCGAGCCAGACTTGCCCTCGGCGACCAGCGCGGTGGCGAGCAGGCACAGCGCCAGGACACCGGCCGCACCGGCGATCACGCCGATCGTCTCCCGCCTGAACCGGGGCTGCTGCGCGGGCTCGGTCGGCCCGGTGGGCTCCTCGGGCTCGATGATCGCGAGCGCCTTCGACGTACTGGTGTCCGCCTTATCGGACATGCGAACTCCCCTAGCTCCGACGTCCGCGGAGCGGTCTGAACTGCCCGCGGCTGGCGCACACATTAGCGGTGCGCCAGCCGTCGGGGTACTACCTGCGTCCTGTTACCAGTTGCGTCCGGTCACTTCGGTGGCATCCGGATGCCGCCGTCGACCCGGATCGTCTCGCCGTTCATGTAGTCGTTGGTCAGGCACTCCACGACCATGCTCGCCAGCTCCTCGGGCACGCCGAGGCGGTGCGGGAACAGCACGCTCTCGCCGAGCTTGGCCTTGAACGCCTCGGACTCCGGGCCCTCGCCGTAGATCGGGGTGTCGATCAGACCCGGGGCGACGGTGTTGACCCGGATGCCGACCGCGGCGAGGTCGCGCGCGAGCGGGAGGGTGAGCCCGACGACGCCGCCCTTGGACGACGAGTAGGACACCTGCCCGATCTGGCCGTCGAAGGCGGCCACGCTGGCCAGGTTGACGATCGCGCCGCGCTGCCCGTTGGCGTCGGGCTCGTTGCGGCTGATGTAGGTCGCCGCCTGGCGGCACATGTCGAAGGTGCCGATCAGGTTGATCGCGATGACCTTCTTGTACGCGTCCAGGTCGTGCGCCGACCCGATCTGACCGTCACGCCCGATGGTGCGCTGCGCCCACCCGATCCCGGCCGAGTTGACCACCGCCATCAGCGGCGCGATCTCCACGGCCCTCTCCACGGCGTTGGTGATCTGGTCGGTGTCGGTGACGTCAACGGGCACGAACAGCCCCTTGATCTCCTCCGCCAGGGCCTCGCCCTTGTCCTTCTGCATGTCCGCGACGATGACCGTCGCACCCTTGGCCGCCAGTGCCCGGGCCGTCGCCGCCCCGATCCCGCTGGCCGCTCCGGTCACGATCGCTGTGCTGTCAGTCAACTCCATGGGCAGCACCCTAGACGTGACCACCCTCACGGTGGTGAATATCCGTTAACCGTCTCGCGGTCAGAGCGACGTCGTACCCTCAGCGACCAGGATCGCCGGTCCGGTGAGCAGAACGCGGTCGTCGGTCGTCCAGGTGACATGGAGCGTGCCGCCCGGCACGTCCACCCGGTACGTCACATCTGCATCGCGCGCGATGGCGAGACCGTCGGCCTCGGCCGCCGCGACCATCACCGCGCAGGCTCCGGTGCCGCAGGAGCGGGTCTCGCCCGCGCCGCGCTCGTAGACCCGCATGGCGAGGTGACGCTCGGCGACGCGTACGAAGAACTCGACGTTGACCCCGTGCGGATAGACGGTCTCGTCGAAGACCGGGGAGTCGTAGAGGTCACCGACGGGGCCGTGGGGATCGATCGACTCGACCTCGGCGGCGGCGTGCGGGTTGCCCACGTCGACGTTGCAGGCCGACCAGAAGTGGTGGGCGACGGTGACCTGGGTCGACCCGAGCAGCTTCGGCGAACCCAGGTCGGCGGTCCAGACGTCCCCCTCCGCGCGCAGGGTCTTGTCGCCGGCGCGCGTGGCGAAGGTGACCTCGTCACCGGCAAGCCCGGCCGAGCGCAGGTATTCCGCGAAGACCCGGGTGCCGTTGCCGCACATCTCGGCCAGGGTGCCGTCGGCGTTGCGGTAGTCCATGAACCACTCGGCGTCGCTCGCCGGCCGGTCCGCGCCGGTGTAGGCGGCGGTGCGGATCACCCGCAGGATCCCGTCACCGCCGATGCCGGCCCGGCGGTCGCACAGCGCCCGGACCCGCGCGGCCATCTCCTCGTCGGAGAGCGAGCCGTGCACCGACCCGTCGAGGTCCGGCAGCAGCACGAAGTCGTTCTCCGTGCCGTGGCCCTTCAGGTATGCGTAGGTCATCAGTAGAGGTACTTCGAGTAGACGTCGGTGCGGTAGTAGTCCTCCATCTCCGCCAGCGTGCGCGGGTCGTTCTCGACCTGCTTGGCGATGACCGCGCGCTTGGGGAGATGGTCGGGGTTCCAGGTCTCCGGGTCCCACAGGCCCGAGCGCAGGAACGCCTTGGCGCAGTGGAAGAAGATGTCGTCGATCTCGACGACCAGGGCGAGGATCGGCCGCTTGCCCTTCACGGCCATCTCGTCGAAGAACGGCGCGTCCGAGACCAGCCGGGCGCGGCCGTTGATCCGCAGCGTGTCGCCCCGGCCCGGGATCAGGAAGTTGAGCCCGACGTGCGGGTTCGAGAGCACGTTGCGGTAGCCGTCGACCCGCTTGTTGCCCGGTCGCTCCGCGATCGCGATCGTCGTGTCGTCGATGACGTGCACCAGCGAGCCGGCCGGGTCCCCCTTGGGCGAGGCGTCGCAGTTGCCGTCGGCGTCGGAGGTCGCGAGCACGCAGAACGGCGTCGCGGCGAGCCACTCCCGGTCGATGTCGAGGAGCGCCGGGCGCCCCTTGGTCACCGCGCGCTCGTGCGGCGTGCCGACCACGTCGACGAGCTCCTCGAGCGTGCTGATCTCAGTCCAGGTAGGGGTCACTGCCCCAGGGTACGAGGCGGCACCTCGCCGCGGCGAGCCCGCAGCCAGTCGATCGGGTCACCCCGGTCGACCTCGACACCGGCCATCCGGAGCATCATCCGGGCCAGCAGGCGCCGGTGGGCCGCGTACGTCAGGACGTGGGCGACCACGGACCCCATCTGGAAGCTCTCCGGCGGCTCGCACAGGGCGTCCACGAGCCGGTCCTCCCAGGCCCCGCGCCGCTCGATGTCGCGGACGACCGCGAGCCAGCGTGCCGCCACCGACTCGTGACGCTCGATCAGGGCGGCGACGTCGCCGGAATGGCGCCGGACGGGCATCGAGAGCCCCTCGATGGAGGCCACCCAGCACTCCTTGGCCCACACCGTCGCCTCCAGGACCTGGAGGAGGGACTCCTCCGGTCCGTCCCACGGCAGCACCTCGTGGCCCGGCAGCCGCACCCCGACGAGCACCTCCTCGGGCAGGCCCTTGGTCAGATCGAGCAGCGCCCGGGTGTCGTCGACGTCGTGCATCACCAGCTGCTCGGTCAGCGGCGCGAGCACCCGCTCCTGGGAGTCGACCCACAGCGACTCGGGCGGGTGGAAGTGGATCCCGTTCGGTGCGGGCAGCCAGTGGCTGACGGCGGCCGTGCTAGGCGGGTGCCCGAACGCCTTCGCGTAGGCCCGCGAGAACCCCTCGACCGACTCGTAGCCGGCGGCCCAGGCGGCGTCGGTCACGGTGCCGCCGTGCTGCAGCTGCCACGCGGCCCGCTCCAGCATCACCCGCCGTCGCATCGCGACCGGCGGCTCCCCCGCGCCCCGGGAGAGGAGCCGGTTGAAGTGGTAGGGCGAGGTGTAGGCGTCCCCCGCCATCTGTGCCAGCGTGCGCGGCTGCCCGTCGTCGGCGCCGTCGAGCACCGCGTCCAGCAGCTCCCGCAGTCGGTCGCGCACCTGCTCGCTCACATCATCACCCTCCGCACGGCCGCGACGGCCTTCTCGACACGGGACGGATCGTCATACGAGACCCACACGACCCGCGGATCCTTGCGAAACCAGGCGTCCTGACGCCGTGCGAACTGCCGGGTCCTGATGGCGGTCCGCTCCATGGCCTCCTCCAGGCTCAGCTCCTGGGCGAGGTACGCGGCGACCTCGTTGTAGCCGATGGCCTTCGCCGCGGTCCGCGACCCTCCCAGACCGGCCTCCAGGAGCCGGGCGACCTCGTCGACGAACCCGGCCTCGAACATCTCCGCGACTCGCTGCCGGATGCGTACGTCCAGGGCTTCGCGGGAGATGTCGACGCCGATCTGGATGGAGGCCGGGTCCTCGTAGACCTGCTCGGGCAGCCGGGCGCTGAACGGCTCACCGGTCAGCTCGATGACCTCCAGGGCGCGTACGACACGACGACCGTTGTCGACCTCGATCCGCTCGGCCGCCACCGGGTCCAGGGCTCGCAGCCGGTCGTGAAGTGCCTTCTCACCTGCGGTTTCGAGCTCCTTCTCCAGGCGCTCCCGCACCTCGGTCGAGGTCCCGGGGAACTCGAACCGGTCCAGGATGGCTCGGGTGTAGAGGGCGCTTCCGCCGACCAGCACGGGCGTCTTCCCGGCCTCGCGGAGCGTCGCGATCCGCTCGCGCGCCAACCGTTGGAAGTCGGCCACGGAGGCCGGCTCGGCGATGTCGAGGAGATCCAGCAGATGGTGCGGGATCCCGCGCCGCTCGGCGACCGGGAGCTTCGCGGTCCCGATGTCCATGCCGCGGTAGACCTGCATCGCATCGGTGTTGATGATCTCTCCGCCGAGGGTCTCGGCGAGGTCCAGGGAGAGTGACGTCTTGCCCGCCGCGGTGGCACCCACGACGGCCACGATCGGGGTGCTGGACCGAGGAGAAGATCCCAACCCGGGTAGCTCGTACGAGCTATCCGCGTCGCGTGTCCCCCTGTTGCTGTCGTACTCCATGTGGTTAGTCTGGCGGCTAGTTGGCTCATACGGGGAGCCACCGAACAAGAGGGGGGAAGCAATGAGCTTCTTGGACAAGGCGAAGGATCTCATCGGGCAGGGCGTCGACAAGGTCGGTGCCGACAAGGTCGGCGAGGGCCTGGACAAGGCCGGCGAGTTCGCCGACGAGAAGACCGGTGGCAAGTTCAGCGACCAGATCGACCAGGGCGTCGAGACCGCGAAGAACGAGGCGGAGAAGCTGGACGGCAACTGAGCCCACCCACGCATCGAGGCGGGGAGCAATCCATACCGGGTTGCTCCCCGCCTCGCGTTTCGCGGGCATTACACCCCGTCGACATTTTGCGTGGCTTTTTCCGAAACACTGTTACGGAGCTGTTGCCATCGGTGCCGTCACATGGAACGGTCGAGAGCGTCTCATTCGCGTGTCTCACCGAATGGGGCAGCCGGGGGGCGGACGTGCGATGCATGTTCCGAAGCCGGTCCGAACACAACTACTCGGAAGTGTGGACCAATATGTCTGAGAACTACGGCAACAGCGACGAGCAGCAGAACTACGGCCAGGAGGGCGGCTTCGGCGGCCAGGAGTCCAACGAGGGCTCCTCCTACGGCGGGCAGTCCGACGAGGGCGGCTTCGGCGGCCAGGAGGGCGGCCAGAGCGAAGGCGGCTCCTACGGCGAGCAGTCCGACGAGGGCAGCTCCTACGGCGGCGGCGAGCAGTCCGAGGGCTCGAGCGAGGGTGGCTACGGCGGCCAGGAGCAGTCCGAGGGCTCCTCCTACGGCTCCGAGGGTGGCCAGAGCGAGGGCGGTTCGTACGGCGAGCAGTCCAGCGAGGGCGGCTTCGGCGGCGGCCAGGAGCAGTCCGAGGGCTCCTCCTACGGCTCCGACGAGGGCTCCAGCGAGGGTGGCTTCGGCGGCGAGCAGGAGCAGTCGCAGTTCTGATCCAGCTCTGCTGATCGCACAAGGATCGAGCGCCGGGCCCGCGAGGGACCCGGCGCTCGGCGCTTTGTACGGAGATCGTCGAGCAGCGATCAGGCGCGGTACGCCACCCACCCGTCGATCATGCGCTGCACCTGTCCCGGCGTGAACTCGTCCATGCACGCGTCCTCGGTGTAGTCCATGAAGTTGTGGATCGGGTCGAGGCCCGGGGCCGTGCAGGTGTCGGAACCCTCCGGGCAGCCGAAGGCGGGCGCCGCCTCGGCCGGGGTGTCGGCGACCTGGTCGCCCTTGCCGCGACAGCCACCCTGGAAGGTGTGGTAGAGGTGCAGCCAGTGGCCGACCTCGTGGGTGGCGGTGTCGCCCTCGTCGTACGGCGCCGCGTCACCGCCCGGGAGCGACTCGCCGAGGATGACCACACCGTCCTGCGACCCGATG from Nocardioides luteus includes:
- a CDS encoding MXAN_6640 family putative metalloprotease; translated protein: MATFAATMPATGSTQASSVRTGGDTSAAQPVTEEAAREALAEAKKVKRNQSVRGARQVVPGRHVAGRPDATIALTNLWNAKDALDGSSQKAARQLLARPRTATQTCSDVVCVHYSPGKGGDSASVAYATQVRDVVTKVHNVYVQAGYRKPAADKTVTPGKVDIYLENLYDEGYYGYCAPETKVSKTAATAYCVLDNDYATAEYGTANTPTENLRVTAAHEYFHAVQFAYDAGEDRWMMESTATWVEDEVYDSINDNRQYLAYGQLEDQRKPLDNSNVSNLGIYGNWIFFRYLSERFAKERGSLPEVVLGVWNRAPSTYSTAAIRQALAARGTTLKLQYARFAAANLAPSKSYSEGGAYYPPVYDGRTALPAKRQTVDGQFTLKHLTYASQRLVPKNVGKGWKLRIKVDVARPNANAAVVSIFRTDGTRGVYYLKPNSKGIATKTIEGFSSKRIRKVEVTFANASSNFTCGQGTAYSCHGIATPDKATHRWWAKTYR
- a CDS encoding ATP-dependent DNA helicase, whose translation is MTATEIASQTPVREALADAVATLGGATREGQVKMADAVAQALADEEHLLVEAGTGTGKSLAYLVPSLLHDSRVVVATATLALQHQLVERDLPRLVKAIGSRPGVDASYAVLKGRSNYACLHRVREGAPDDQGTLVDVPLGPMAEKVLELRSWAEKEAEKGGSGERDSAPRHTDREWRQVSVNHRDCLGAAKCPFGEECFVEVARDKAQKSHLIVTNHSLLAIDAIEGVPMIPEYDAVVIDEAHELVARVTQAATDELTAAEVERAARRAQKHVEGSEADDLADASDALRAAINESSPGRFVTLPEMISDALVLVRDAARSALSALPKPKDSDSADPGFQQAKGGLQEVFTTAERMAAAAPPDASGSASAGSDVIWLNEGSDRIPPRLCVAPLQVWAQMREKLLREKTVVFASATLKLGGDFGPVAGSLGLKAEERTELGAGAQRTDDVLPWVGLDVGSPFDYGRQGILYVARHLPPPGRDGMGAKTLDEIVDLVDAADGRTLGLFSSRRAAEAAAEVVRQKLPHLTTLAQGDAQLPELAAQFVADPHTVLFGTLSLWQGIDVPGDTCQLVIIDRIPFPRPDDPLMSARQQAADKAGGNGFMQVAATHAALLMAQGAGRLIRTTTDRGVVAVLDPRLATARYGGFLKASLPPMWATTDPAIVRQALKRLSESASA
- a CDS encoding SGNH/GDSL hydrolase family protein; translated protein: MRTEVHHAARATVVSALAGAVLVATLAGCASEGDGVLPGQEGSHGTEVTQDLCTRLAAESVTRASVVTGAGERVVVIGDSWASGFGLDDPGLSWPRYLDGEVRVSGFGGTGYAPGSMETCGPISFPERVPDVIAQGADLVVLEGGINDSKSDIDDVEKGFRATLDELKGYEVIVLSAPRVNSRAKAIKVVNKMMRRVSAEYGVTYINVFDLELPMLEDNTHLTVAGHMQFGEIVARRIAESRSETVPAHG
- the hflX gene encoding GTPase HflX; this encodes MTNNAHDFSLADELEATEDWDALDDSFESGYADEDPEDTDPTVGAMELAERHALKRVASLRTELEDITEVEYRQLRLERVVLVGVWAGGTQTDAENSLAELALLAETAGSEVLEAIYQRRQAPDPATYIGRGKVEALKEIVAATGADTVIADGELAPSQLRNLEDRTGVKVVDRTALILDIFAQHAKSREGQAQVELAQLNYMKQRLRGWGGNLSRQAGGRVAGGAGIGGRGPGETKIETDRRRINTKIAKLNRELKAMKGTRDTKRADRKRHQIPAVAIAGYTNAGKSSLLNRLTGAGVLVEDALFATLDPTTRRTTTEDGRVYTMSDTVGFVRHLPHQLVEAFRSTLEEVADADLVVHVVDGSHPDPEGQLAAVREVFAEIGAGDVPELVVINKADIADPLVISRLLRAEPHSVAVSAKTGEGIDAAIKAVENDLPRPGVEFSALVPYERGDLVNRIHQHGEIDHLEHTAEGTVVKGRANADLAGELAAYTN
- a CDS encoding VWA domain-containing protein, whose protein sequence is MSDKADTSTSKALAIIEPEEPTGPTEPAQQPRFRRETIGVIAGAAGVLALCLLATALVAEGKSGSSSDRTCLGPQMTVAVAPEAATVVGNILEDAGCGQIEVESAKADQVLQPMALGGELPDVWIPDSSLWLDRITPATEPVTLRASMASSPVVLVSGDGLTRTSYAEAFAEDDLLMGDPQRMMSALGTVVASQAKPAREARLEAYGERIASGDEAAAPTDSGRLAELQTVMSGVTATSEQQWSTYAPMLKAAAPKEGTVVLDYPVLITADSSRRNTIAESITSLARVLDSGAADTALTQAGFRTAGAGKPSPNVGAYTRVDAASVTSAAAAWNAKLRPTRTIAVVDVSGSMAWPAGSGATTRLQLTQAAASEAVDLLPGGAAVGLWAFSEKSAGMLDEDHTVLVPTRQLATKDQRAQLTEAIAGLTARTGGGTALHDTALAAYQAAVAAYDPLASNTVLLFTDGTNDDPDSMDLDELVRQLEAASDPRRPVRVLGIGITADADLGALQAIADATGGAAYVAERPEDVGTVLREALAQR
- a CDS encoding SDR family NAD(P)-dependent oxidoreductase — protein: MELTDSTAIVTGAASGIGAATARALAAKGATVIVADMQKDKGEALAEEIKGLFVPVDVTDTDQITNAVERAVEIAPLMAVVNSAGIGWAQRTIGRDGQIGSAHDLDAYKKVIAINLIGTFDMCRQAATYISRNEPDANGQRGAIVNLASVAAFDGQIGQVSYSSSKGGVVGLTLPLARDLAAVGIRVNTVAPGLIDTPIYGEGPESEAFKAKLGESVLFPHRLGVPEELASMVVECLTNDYMNGETIRVDGGIRMPPK